The following coding sequences lie in one Synechococcus sp. PCC 7336 genomic window:
- the ffh gene encoding signal recognition particle protein, with translation MFDALSDQLESAWKKLRGQDKITESNIKDALREVRRALLEADVNLEVVKHFVEDVREAALGANVIMGVSPDQQFVKIVNDELVKVMGEANAPLNQAADGTGPTIVLMAGLQGTGKTTAAAKLALFLRKQSKKTLLVAGDIYRPAAIDQLKTLGEQIDIPVFDLGKTDPVEIARQGVAKARDEGFDTVIVDTAGRLQIDQTMMAELEKIKTTINPHETLLVVDAMTGQEAATLTREFHNRIGVTGAILTKLDGDTRGGAALSVRQVSGQPIKFIGTGEKVEALDPFYPERMASRILGMGDILTLVEKAQEEIDISDAEAMTEKLLSAQFDFTDFLKQMRLIKGMGALGGLMKMVPGMNKLSDDQLQKGQEKLYRSEAMINSMTKAERRDPDLLARSASRKRRVAKGSGYTTGDVTQLVGEFQRMRDMMGQMGRGMMPDMGGMGMPGMPGMGGMPRGNMPAAMGGPGWRGKRSGRPKKKRNRKKGGDGKGFGG, from the coding sequence ATGTTTGACGCTCTTTCCGACCAACTGGAATCCGCCTGGAAAAAACTGCGCGGGCAAGACAAAATCACGGAAAGTAATATTAAGGACGCCCTGCGAGAGGTCCGCCGCGCCCTGCTGGAAGCGGACGTGAACTTGGAGGTGGTCAAACACTTTGTCGAGGACGTGCGCGAAGCGGCCCTCGGGGCCAATGTGATTATGGGGGTGAGCCCCGACCAACAGTTCGTCAAAATCGTCAACGACGAACTGGTGAAGGTGATGGGGGAAGCGAACGCTCCCCTCAATCAGGCTGCTGACGGGACAGGACCAACCATTGTATTGATGGCGGGCCTGCAGGGGACGGGGAAAACGACTGCTGCTGCGAAATTAGCGCTGTTTTTGCGCAAGCAGAGCAAGAAAACCTTGTTGGTGGCGGGGGATATTTACCGTCCGGCGGCGATCGATCAACTCAAAACTCTGGGGGAACAGATCGACATTCCCGTCTTCGATCTGGGCAAAACCGATCCAGTTGAGATTGCTCGCCAAGGGGTTGCCAAAGCCCGAGACGAGGGCTTCGATACCGTGATTGTCGATACGGCAGGTCGCCTGCAAATCGACCAAACGATGATGGCAGAGTTGGAGAAGATCAAAACCACCATCAACCCCCACGAAACCCTGCTGGTGGTGGATGCCATGACCGGTCAGGAAGCGGCCACCCTAACCCGCGAATTCCACAACCGGATTGGGGTGACGGGTGCCATCTTGACCAAGTTAGACGGCGACACGCGCGGCGGTGCGGCGCTCTCGGTGCGTCAAGTTTCCGGTCAGCCAATTAAATTTATCGGGACTGGCGAAAAAGTCGAAGCCCTCGATCCGTTTTATCCCGAGCGGATGGCCTCCCGCATTTTAGGGATGGGGGACATTCTGACGTTGGTGGAAAAGGCACAGGAAGAAATTGATATTTCTGATGCCGAGGCTATGACCGAGAAATTGCTCTCGGCACAGTTTGATTTCACCGATTTTCTCAAGCAAATGCGCTTGATTAAGGGGATGGGAGCACTGGGGGGGCTGATGAAGATGGTGCCCGGTATGAATAAGCTGAGTGACGATCAACTGCAGAAGGGGCAGGAGAAGTTGTATCGATCCGAGGCGATGATTAATTCCATGACGAAGGCTGAGCGGCGCGATCCCGATTTGCTGGCCCGCAGTGCCAGTCGCAAGCGTCGGGTGGCGAAGGGGTCTGGCTACACGACGGGGGATGTGACCCAGTTGGTGGGAGAGTTTCAACGGATGCGGGACATGATGGGCCAGATGGGTCGCGGCATGATGCCCGATATGGGGGGCATGGGCATGCCCGGTATGCCGGGAATGGGGGGAATGCCGAGGGGGAATATGCCCGCTGCGATGGGCGGTCCTGGTTGGCGCGGCAAGCGCTCGGGGCGGCCGAAGAAGAAGCGCAATCGGAAAAAAGGAGGTGACGGCAAGGGCTTTGGGGGTTAG
- the dxs gene encoding 1-deoxy-D-xylulose-5-phosphate synthase: MHLSDITHPNQLHDLSIAELRELARQMREKHLQTVAATGGHLGPGLGVVELTLGLYKTLDFDRDKVTWDVGHQAYPHKMLTGRYKDFHTLRQKGGIAGYLKRGESHFDHFGAGHASTSISAALGMALARDARGESFNVVAIIGDGALTGGMAYEAINHAGHLPKTNLTVVLNDNGMSISPNVGAMTRYLNQLRLSPPVQTITDRLEEQLKNLPLVGSSLSPEIDRMKESMKLMTAVRNNKVGIIFEELGFTYVGPVDGHNLQELVHVFTLVQNITGPVLVHVATTKGKGYALAEQEQVGYHAQSSFNLSTGKPKPSTKPKPPSYSKVFSHTLTRLAENDSRIVAITAAMATGTGLVKFQEKLPEQFLDVGIAEQHAVTLAAGLACEGMRPIATIYSTFLQRAFDQIVHDVCIQKLPVFFCMDRAGVVGADGPTHQGLYDIAYLRCIPNMVVMAPKDEAELQRMIATGVNYTDGPIAVRYPRGNGVGVPIVEEGWQELPIGKGEILRSGDDVLIVAYGSMVHPSLHAAEILTEHGIQATVVNARFVKPIDTELILPLASRIGKVVTVEEGCLMGGFGSAVAEALSDADVTVPVLRLGVPDKLVDHAKAEESLAELGLTSASIAERIRQKWQLAEAEVVQPAEVS; encoded by the coding sequence ATGCACCTGAGTGATATCACCCACCCCAATCAACTCCACGATCTGAGCATCGCCGAACTGCGCGAGCTCGCCCGTCAAATGCGGGAGAAGCACCTTCAAACCGTCGCCGCCACGGGCGGTCACCTCGGCCCCGGCCTCGGTGTAGTCGAGTTAACTTTGGGCCTGTACAAAACCCTAGACTTCGATCGCGATAAAGTCACCTGGGATGTGGGCCACCAGGCATATCCCCACAAAATGCTGACGGGTCGCTACAAAGATTTCCATACCCTGCGCCAAAAAGGCGGTATTGCCGGATATCTCAAGCGCGGCGAAAGCCACTTCGATCACTTTGGGGCCGGTCATGCCTCCACCAGCATCTCGGCAGCTTTGGGAATGGCCCTAGCTCGCGATGCTCGCGGGGAAAGCTTCAACGTTGTCGCCATCATCGGGGACGGCGCGCTCACGGGCGGCATGGCCTACGAAGCCATCAACCACGCCGGTCACTTACCCAAAACCAATTTAACGGTGGTGCTCAACGACAATGGCATGTCAATTTCCCCCAATGTTGGGGCCATGACCCGCTATCTCAACCAGTTGCGCCTCAGCCCCCCCGTTCAAACCATCACCGATCGCCTGGAAGAGCAGCTCAAAAACTTGCCCTTGGTGGGCTCTAGCCTCTCTCCCGAAATCGATCGCATGAAGGAGAGCATGAAGCTGATGACCGCCGTGCGCAACAACAAGGTGGGTATCATCTTCGAAGAATTGGGCTTTACCTATGTCGGCCCTGTAGACGGCCACAACCTGCAGGAATTGGTGCATGTGTTCACCTTAGTGCAGAACATCACCGGACCGGTATTGGTGCATGTCGCCACCACCAAGGGTAAGGGCTACGCCTTAGCCGAACAGGAGCAGGTGGGCTATCACGCCCAGTCCAGCTTCAACCTTTCCACCGGCAAACCCAAGCCGTCCACAAAACCCAAGCCCCCCAGCTATTCCAAGGTGTTTTCCCATACCCTAACTAGGCTGGCAGAAAACGACTCGCGCATTGTCGCGATTACAGCGGCGATGGCCACTGGCACGGGGTTGGTGAAGTTTCAGGAGAAACTGCCCGAACAGTTCTTGGATGTGGGCATTGCCGAGCAACATGCGGTGACGCTGGCGGCAGGCTTAGCCTGCGAAGGCATGCGCCCGATCGCCACGATCTATTCCACCTTCCTGCAGCGGGCCTTCGACCAGATCGTTCACGATGTCTGCATTCAGAAATTACCCGTCTTCTTCTGCATGGACCGTGCCGGTGTGGTGGGGGCTGACGGTCCCACACACCAGGGTCTGTACGATATTGCCTATCTGCGCTGCATCCCCAACATGGTGGTGATGGCTCCCAAGGATGAGGCGGAACTGCAGCGGATGATCGCGACGGGGGTGAATTACACCGACGGCCCGATCGCGGTGCGCTACCCGCGCGGCAATGGCGTTGGCGTCCCCATTGTTGAAGAGGGCTGGCAGGAATTGCCCATTGGCAAGGGCGAGATTTTGCGCTCGGGCGATGACGTGCTGATTGTGGCCTATGGTTCAATGGTGCATCCGTCGTTGCATGCAGCTGAGATTCTGACGGAGCACGGCATTCAGGCCACGGTGGTGAATGCTCGCTTTGTCAAGCCGATCGATACCGAGCTGATTTTGCCGCTGGCGAGCCGCATCGGTAAGGTGGTGACGGTTGAAGAGGGCTGCCTTATGGGTGGTTTTGGTTCGGCGGTGGCTGAGGCGCTATCGGATGCGGATGTGACGGTGCCCGTGCTGCGGCTTGGGGTGCCCGATAAGTTGGTGGATCACGCTAAGGCTGAAGAATCTTTGGCGGAGTTGGGACTGACCAGTGCGTCGATCGCCGAGCGGATTCGGCAGAAATGGCAGCTTGCCGAGGCTGAGGTGGTTCAGCCTGCGGAAGTGAGCTAG
- the polA gene encoding DNA polymerase I, which yields MAMPADSPTESAKLLLVDGHSLAYRAFYAFALSREGGLRTSTGIPTSVSFGFTKSLLDILAQENPTHVAIAFDSRQPTFRHEADASYKAGRAETPEEFFVDMQNLQELLAALDLPILTAPGFEADDIIGTLATAVPEGVAVAILSGDRDLFQLVDDEREIEVLYMGGSTYGRRNSSSAPQEIGSAQVLEKLGVRPEQVVDYKALCGDSSDNIPGVKGIGAKTAVKLLSTYDSLDGVYAALDEIEGAVKKKLEAGQESAEHSQFMARIKLDVPVDAPFESLKLQGFDDSRLIPILEKLEFQSFLRRINQIQSRLGGATVAAQSESAAKQDEAGDTWFFSAADTAEQQQAQPEPIQPQIIDTPDKLAELVDRLKTYTDPQTPVAWDTETTSLDPREADLVGIGCCWGGERDDMAYIPVGHSQGQMLDKATVLESLRQVLEGDRYPKSLQNAKYDRLILRNQGIGLNGVVFDTMLASYTLNPETSHKLSELSSRYLGIVAQDYADLVPKGKTIAELDIPAVASYCGMDVYSTFLLVPKLRSQLEASPELKALFETVELPLEPVLAEMEHCGVRIDIAYLKDFSARLETDLAAIEQRAYDRVGSTFNLASPKQLSVLLFETLGLNSKKSRKTKLGYSTDAATLTKLQGEHPIVDDILEYRTLAKLKSTYVDALPALARPDTQRVHTDFNQAVTATGRLSSSNPNLQNIPIRTAFSRQIRAAFLPEAGWLLASADYSQIELRILAHLSQEPVLLEAYRNNDDVHSLTARLLLDKDSVTADERRLGKTINFGVIYGMGAQRFARETGVSSKEAKGFIDRFNQRYPKVFGYLKRMEREAIANGYVETILGRRRYFTFESAALKRLRGQDPAEIDRDTLKLNRFEAGALRAAANAPIQGSSADIIKLAMVKLHRILAGYRARLLLQVHDELVFEIPPEEWDELQAKIQTTMETAIALDVPLKVDIQAGKNWMEAK from the coding sequence ATCGCCATGCCCGCCGATTCCCCTACTGAATCCGCCAAGCTCTTGCTGGTAGACGGCCATTCCCTGGCCTATCGGGCCTTTTATGCGTTTGCCCTCAGTCGAGAAGGAGGGCTGCGCACCTCCACCGGCATTCCCACCAGCGTCAGTTTCGGCTTTACGAAATCCCTGCTCGACATCCTGGCGCAGGAAAATCCCACCCATGTGGCGATCGCCTTCGACTCTCGCCAACCCACGTTCCGCCACGAAGCCGATGCAAGCTATAAGGCTGGCAGAGCGGAAACCCCCGAGGAATTTTTTGTCGATATGCAAAATTTACAGGAGTTACTCGCAGCACTGGATTTACCTATCCTCACAGCACCGGGATTTGAGGCGGACGACATTATTGGAACCTTGGCGACAGCAGTGCCCGAGGGGGTAGCGGTGGCGATTTTGAGTGGCGATCGCGATTTATTCCAGCTCGTGGATGACGAACGCGAGATCGAAGTACTGTACATGGGGGGTTCCACCTACGGTCGGCGCAATAGCTCCTCTGCGCCACAAGAGATTGGCTCCGCACAGGTGTTGGAAAAGTTGGGGGTGCGGCCCGAGCAGGTGGTGGACTATAAAGCGCTCTGTGGCGATAGTTCTGACAATATTCCCGGTGTCAAAGGGATTGGGGCGAAAACAGCGGTCAAATTATTGAGTACCTACGACAGCCTCGATGGGGTCTATGCCGCTTTAGACGAGATCGAGGGGGCGGTGAAGAAAAAGCTAGAGGCAGGCCAGGAATCTGCCGAACACTCCCAATTTATGGCGCGGATTAAGTTGGACGTACCGGTGGATGCGCCGTTTGAGTCGCTGAAATTGCAGGGGTTTGACGACAGCCGTCTCATTCCCATATTGGAAAAGTTGGAGTTTCAGTCGTTTTTGCGGCGGATTAACCAAATTCAGTCGCGTTTGGGCGGAGCAACAGTTGCAGCTCAGTCGGAATCGGCTGCGAAGCAGGATGAAGCCGGAGATACGTGGTTTTTCAGTGCGGCGGATACTGCCGAGCAACAACAGGCCCAACCCGAGCCGATTCAACCGCAGATTATCGATACACCAGACAAGCTCGCCGAGCTAGTCGATCGCCTCAAAACCTATACCGATCCCCAAACTCCCGTTGCCTGGGATACCGAAACCACTTCCCTCGACCCCCGCGAGGCTGACTTAGTTGGGATTGGCTGCTGCTGGGGTGGCGAGAGGGACGATATGGCTTACATTCCTGTGGGACACTCGCAGGGACAGATGCTGGATAAAGCCACAGTGCTCGAATCCTTGCGGCAAGTGTTGGAGGGCGATCGCTACCCCAAATCTCTGCAAAATGCCAAATACGATCGCCTTATCCTGCGCAACCAGGGCATTGGTCTCAATGGGGTCGTATTCGACACCATGCTGGCTAGCTACACCCTCAATCCCGAAACCAGCCACAAACTCAGCGAGCTCTCCTCGCGCTACTTGGGCATTGTGGCGCAAGACTATGCCGATCTCGTTCCCAAAGGCAAAACCATTGCCGAGCTCGATATCCCTGCCGTTGCAAGCTATTGCGGCATGGATGTCTACTCCACCTTCCTGCTCGTGCCCAAACTGCGATCGCAATTGGAGGCCAGCCCCGAGCTGAAGGCGCTGTTCGAAACGGTCGAATTGCCCCTCGAACCCGTTCTGGCTGAAATGGAGCACTGTGGGGTTCGCATCGATATTGCCTACCTCAAAGACTTTTCCGCTCGATTGGAAACGGATTTGGCGGCGATCGAGCAACGGGCCTACGATCGCGTCGGCTCAACCTTCAATCTGGCCTCGCCCAAACAGCTCAGCGTGCTGCTATTTGAAACCCTGGGCCTCAATAGCAAAAAATCCCGCAAAACCAAATTGGGTTACTCCACCGACGCCGCCACCCTGACGAAATTGCAAGGGGAACACCCAATTGTCGACGACATCCTCGAATACCGTACTCTAGCCAAGCTCAAATCCACCTACGTTGACGCCCTGCCCGCCCTAGCCCGCCCCGATACCCAACGGGTCCACACCGATTTCAACCAAGCGGTCACCGCCACAGGGCGCCTTTCCTCCTCCAACCCCAACCTGCAAAACATCCCCATCCGCACTGCCTTCAGCCGCCAAATCCGCGCTGCTTTTTTGCCCGAAGCAGGTTGGCTGCTAGCCTCGGCAGACTATTCTCAAATCGAGCTGCGCATTCTGGCCCACCTCAGTCAGGAGCCCGTTTTGTTGGAGGCTTATCGCAACAACGACGATGTCCACAGTCTTACCGCCCGCCTACTGCTGGACAAAGATTCCGTCACCGCCGACGAGCGCCGCTTGGGCAAGACCATCAACTTTGGCGTCATTTACGGTATGGGAGCCCAGCGGTTTGCCCGCGAAACGGGGGTTTCCAGCAAGGAAGCCAAGGGGTTTATCGATCGCTTCAACCAGCGCTACCCCAAAGTTTTCGGCTATCTCAAGCGGATGGAACGAGAGGCGATCGCCAATGGCTACGTCGAAACCATTCTGGGTCGCCGCCGCTATTTCACCTTTGAGTCTGCCGCCCTCAAGCGGCTGCGGGGTCAAGATCCCGCTGAAATCGACCGGGATACCCTCAAGCTCAACCGCTTCGAAGCTGGTGCGTTGCGGGCTGCTGCCAATGCCCCCATTCAGGGGTCGAGTGCCGACATCATCAAGCTGGCGATGGTGAAGCTGCATCGCATTCTCGCAGGCTATCGCGCCCGACTGTTGCTGCAAGTCCACGACGAACTGGTGTTCGAAATTCCCCCTGAAGAATGGGACGAACTGCAAGCAAAAATTCAAACGACGATGGAAACGGCGATCGCTCTAGATGTCCCCCTTAAAGTCGATATTCAAGCGGGAAAAAACTGGATGGAAGCCAAATGA
- a CDS encoding AarF/ABC1/UbiB kinase family protein: protein MTAINLPFRIQSPTPSKKSYDSYRWARDSYSRQGRLVDIWRFTLMLVYYNWLDKKNWSYGSTEAPTEAQLARRRRQRAIWIRETILELGPTFIKAGQMFSTRADLFSAEYIEELSALQDRVPAFDFERAADIVEGELGRSLTEIYSYFDPTPIAAASLGQVHRAQLHTGEEIVVKVQRPGLRRLFEIDLDILRGIAEFFQYRTKWGRGGRDWVGIYEECRRTLWEEVDYLNEGRNADTFRRNFRAVENVAVPRVYWRYSSPQVLTLEYLPGIKISDFEALTAAGLDRSAVARLGAEAYLRQVLQHGFFHADPHPGNLAVKPDGTLIFYDFGMMGEVQLDIKAKLMVTLQGIATRDASVVVDSMVELGALVPSTDMSPVRRSVQYMLDNFLDRPMGQHGSISIAEISEDLYELAQGQPFRFPATFTFVMRAFSTLEGLGKALDPEFNFMEVAQPFTTELMAQTSPNETNTLIDQLGRQAAQFTNTSLSLPRRIEQTLDKLEQGDIRVRVRSVETDRLLRQLQAVGLGAIFALLFAAFLIVTVQLAIAGLARLALILSVFAAGAAIATIRSLLQLKRFDRF from the coding sequence TTGACCGCCATCAACCTGCCCTTTCGCATCCAAAGCCCCACGCCGTCGAAAAAGTCTTACGACTCCTATCGTTGGGCGCGAGATAGCTATAGTCGCCAGGGTCGCCTCGTCGATATCTGGCGATTTACGCTCATGCTGGTCTATTACAACTGGCTCGACAAAAAGAACTGGAGCTACGGCTCTACTGAAGCTCCGACAGAAGCGCAGCTTGCCCGCCGCCGCCGCCAGCGAGCGATCTGGATTCGGGAAACGATTTTGGAATTGGGTCCGACCTTTATTAAGGCCGGACAGATGTTTTCGACTCGGGCCGATCTGTTTTCGGCGGAATATATCGAAGAGTTGTCGGCTCTACAAGATCGCGTACCTGCATTTGACTTCGAGCGGGCTGCCGACATTGTGGAAGGGGAACTGGGGCGATCGCTAACAGAAATTTATTCCTATTTCGACCCCACTCCAATTGCTGCTGCCAGTTTGGGTCAGGTGCATCGAGCTCAGTTACACACTGGCGAAGAAATCGTCGTGAAGGTGCAGCGTCCGGGATTGCGCCGCTTATTCGAGATCGATCTAGACATCCTGCGGGGCATTGCCGAATTTTTCCAATACCGCACCAAGTGGGGTCGGGGGGGGCGAGATTGGGTGGGCATTTACGAAGAATGTCGCCGCACTCTCTGGGAAGAGGTGGATTATCTCAACGAAGGTCGTAATGCCGATACCTTCCGGCGCAATTTTCGCGCTGTCGAGAATGTTGCGGTGCCCCGAGTCTACTGGCGCTATAGCTCTCCTCAAGTTCTGACGCTGGAATATTTGCCCGGTATTAAGATCAGCGATTTCGAAGCATTGACTGCTGCAGGGCTCGATCGCTCGGCAGTGGCCCGCTTGGGGGCGGAAGCCTATCTGCGACAGGTATTGCAGCATGGGTTTTTCCATGCCGATCCCCATCCCGGCAATTTAGCGGTAAAACCGGATGGAACCCTGATCTTTTACGACTTTGGCATGATGGGGGAAGTACAGCTAGACATCAAGGCGAAGTTGATGGTCACCCTGCAGGGGATTGCCACTCGGGATGCCAGCGTGGTGGTGGATTCAATGGTGGAGTTGGGAGCCTTGGTGCCTTCGACAGATATGAGTCCGGTGCGGCGCTCGGTCCAGTACATGTTGGATAACTTTCTCGATCGCCCGATGGGCCAGCACGGCAGCATCTCGATCGCAGAAATCAGTGAAGATTTGTACGAGTTGGCTCAGGGACAACCGTTTCGCTTCCCGGCCACGTTTACGTTTGTGATGCGGGCGTTTTCCACACTCGAAGGACTGGGCAAGGCCCTCGATCCCGAATTTAATTTTATGGAAGTTGCACAACCCTTTACGACAGAGCTGATGGCCCAAACCTCTCCGAACGAAACCAATACCCTGATCGACCAACTGGGCCGTCAGGCTGCTCAGTTTACCAATACTAGCTTGAGTTTGCCCCGCCGCATCGAGCAAACCCTCGATAAGCTAGAGCAGGGGGATATTCGAGTGCGGGTGCGATCGGTGGAAACCGATCGCCTGCTGCGGCAACTGCAGGCGGTTGGTCTGGGGGCAATTTTTGCCCTGCTGTTCGCAGCGTTTTTAATTGTCACTGTCCAGTTGGCGATTGCCGGGTTGGCTCGATTAGCACTAATCTTGTCTGTATTCGCAGCAGGCGCGGCCATTGCTACGATTCGCTCTCTCTTGCAGCTCAAGCGGTTCGATCGCTTTTGA
- a CDS encoding Rpn family recombination-promoting nuclease/putative transposase — MFAGYPTSFFELVGLPTEEAQSYRFDSVEVKQTAFRIDGVFLPLSPQRPVFFCEVQFQADPNLYKRLFSEIFLYLRYDSSNPAWRAVVLFAKRSLEPIDTVNYQPLLDSPYVQRLYLDELEAGDGTLGVEMVKMVVEPEEDTKQNIRQVVAQAQQIPDATLRREIVELIEVILLYKFPRLSREEIEAMLGVSDIKQTKVYQEALEEGRLERSIEVATEMLTHGMSVELVQQMTKLSRKAVLELQESIAGR, encoded by the coding sequence CTGTTCGCAGGCTATCCCACCAGCTTCTTCGAGCTAGTCGGCTTACCCACAGAAGAGGCCCAGTCCTACCGATTTGATTCGGTAGAAGTCAAACAGACCGCTTTCCGCATCGATGGCGTCTTTCTCCCCCTCAGCCCCCAGCGCCCGGTCTTTTTCTGCGAAGTCCAGTTTCAAGCAGACCCCAACCTCTACAAGCGCCTGTTCTCCGAGATCTTCCTCTACCTGCGCTACGACAGCTCTAACCCCGCTTGGCGAGCAGTAGTCTTGTTTGCCAAACGCAGCCTTGAACCTATCGACACGGTTAACTACCAGCCCTTGCTAGACAGCCCTTACGTGCAGCGGCTGTATTTGGATGAGCTGGAAGCAGGAGATGGGACTCTGGGGGTGGAAATGGTAAAGATGGTTGTGGAGCCAGAGGAGGACACTAAACAGAATATCCGTCAGGTGGTGGCGCAAGCTCAGCAGATACCTGATGCGACCCTCCGCCGAGAGATCGTAGAATTGATTGAGGTGATTCTGCTGTACAAATTCCCTCGTCTGAGTCGAGAGGAGATCGAAGCCATGCTGGGTGTTAGCGACATCAAACAGACCAAGGTATACCAAGAAGCCCTTGAAGAAGGTCGCCTGGAAAGGTCGATTGAAGTGGCAACGGAGATGCTGACCCATGGCATGTCCGTCGAGCTAGTGCAACAGATGACAAAACTGTCTCGGAAAGCAGTGCTTGAGTTGCAAGAGTCGATCGCCGGGAGATAG
- a CDS encoding DUF6825 family protein, producing the protein MSNPLTRAFFLGRATANLLAERAEGTLSDLASDLGKVVAEAQQQWEQFGEDVLARATEEEAKAAGDFSRNGFYDSASGFPSKSSDLQATLDELRAEVAQLRSELQTYRSQSA; encoded by the coding sequence ATGTCGAATCCGCTTACTCGTGCCTTCTTTCTCGGACGAGCCACCGCCAACCTTTTGGCCGAACGAGCTGAAGGTACCCTCTCCGATCTCGCTAGCGATTTAGGCAAAGTAGTTGCTGAAGCTCAGCAGCAGTGGGAACAATTTGGGGAGGATGTACTGGCCAGGGCCACAGAAGAAGAAGCTAAGGCTGCTGGCGATTTCAGTCGTAATGGCTTCTACGATAGTGCTTCGGGATTTCCTTCCAAATCCAGCGACCTGCAAGCCACCCTCGACGAGCTTCGGGCTGAAGTGGCCCAGCTTCGCTCTGAACTGCAGACCTATCGGAGTCAGTCCGCTTGA
- the purC gene encoding phosphoribosylaminoimidazolesuccinocarboxamide synthase, whose protein sequence is MSDATLLYEGKAKRIYATDRPGILRCQYKDDATAFNAQKKGQIAGKGEVNCTVAALLFRYLEGAGIATHFVGQTGSTEMAVRAVTILPVEVVVRNRAAGTLCKRLGLERGKAIAPPLVEFFYKNDDLGDPLLTTDHIELLNLATPEQVQVLRQQALAIDTLLQQFFLQCQLELIDFKLEFGTDANGDILLADEISPDTCRLWNLADERVLDKDLFRFDLGDPVAGYREVLERVQAVAGELGQ, encoded by the coding sequence ATGTCTGACGCCACCTTGCTCTACGAAGGCAAAGCCAAGCGCATTTACGCCACCGACCGACCGGGGATATTGCGCTGCCAATACAAGGACGACGCAACAGCCTTTAATGCCCAAAAGAAAGGTCAAATTGCCGGTAAGGGGGAGGTCAACTGTACGGTTGCCGCTCTCTTGTTCCGCTATCTGGAAGGGGCGGGGATAGCAACGCACTTTGTCGGACAAACGGGATCGACTGAGATGGCCGTCAGGGCAGTGACGATCTTGCCAGTGGAGGTGGTGGTGCGCAATCGGGCGGCGGGAACGTTGTGCAAGCGGCTGGGGTTAGAGCGGGGAAAGGCGATCGCCCCCCCTTTGGTGGAATTTTTCTACAAGAATGACGACCTGGGAGATCCCCTCCTTACCACCGACCACATTGAACTCTTGAACTTAGCTACTCCAGAACAAGTACAGGTATTGCGGCAGCAGGCACTGGCGATCGATACTCTGTTACAGCAGTTTTTCCTCCAGTGCCAGTTAGAACTAATTGATTTCAAGCTAGAATTTGGCACCGATGCGAATGGGGATATTTTGCTGGCAGACGAGATTAGCCCCGATACTTGTCGCCTGTGGAACTTAGCAGACGAGCGAGTGCTGGACAAAGACCTATTTCGCTTCGACTTGGGAGATCCGGTGGCGGGCTATCGCGAAGTTTTAGAGCGGGTGCAGGCGGTGGCTGGAGAATTAGGGCAGTAG
- a CDS encoding type II toxin-antitoxin system VapC family toxin translates to MLDANLLVALAIGGERSNLVEAQLMQWLEENAELYAPDLARYEIASAFTGAIAGGEFTVAALPEAFGALADLPIVFCACPEGERVVEIALQLKRRSAYDAAYLALAEFLQAELWTLDGKLFRNAMEYGFAVKLLDGELDS, encoded by the coding sequence GTGTTGGATGCCAATTTGCTGGTGGCTCTGGCCATTGGCGGAGAAAGAAGCAATCTTGTTGAAGCTCAGTTGATGCAATGGTTAGAGGAGAATGCCGAGCTTTACGCTCCCGATCTAGCCCGTTACGAAATTGCGAGTGCTTTTACTGGCGCGATCGCCGGTGGCGAATTCACTGTAGCTGCTCTTCCAGAGGCGTTTGGAGCCTTGGCTGACTTGCCGATTGTTTTCTGCGCTTGCCCGGAAGGGGAACGGGTAGTTGAGATTGCACTGCAGTTGAAGCGGCGCAGCGCTTACGATGCTGCTTATTTGGCTTTGGCTGAATTTCTACAGGCGGAGCTGTGGACTTTGGATGGCAAGTTGTTTCGCAATGCTATGGAATATGGGTTTGCGGTAAAGCTGTTGGATGGCGAACTCGACAGTTGA
- a CDS encoding VOC family protein: protein MALPGMGHVAVKVQDIPKALEFYQRLGMTVVWSDSDWAYLKAGGDGLALLGPGYKAAGPHFGFVFRDRDSLEAEYQRIKALGVKIGAIHDHRDGTASCYGRDLDGNVFELLYEPQSADKTVLNKTIPTG from the coding sequence ATGGCCCTTCCTGGTATGGGACACGTTGCTGTCAAGGTGCAAGATATTCCTAAAGCCCTGGAGTTTTATCAACGCCTAGGCATGACTGTGGTTTGGTCGGACAGCGACTGGGCCTATCTCAAGGCGGGAGGCGATGGCTTGGCGCTATTGGGACCGGGGTATAAGGCTGCCGGTCCGCATTTTGGCTTCGTATTTCGCGATCGCGACTCCCTCGAGGCTGAATACCAGCGCATCAAAGCTCTCGGGGTCAAGATTGGGGCCATTCACGATCATCGAGACGGGACGGCCTCCTGCTACGGTCGCGATCTGGATGGGAATGTCTTCGAATTACTATACGAGCCCCAATCAGCCGACAAAACTGTTTTAAATAAAACCATTCCGACTGGATAG